A portion of the Meriones unguiculatus strain TT.TT164.6M chromosome 14, Bangor_MerUng_6.1, whole genome shotgun sequence genome contains these proteins:
- the LOC110563435 gene encoding probable isocitrate dehydrogenase [NAD] gamma 2, mitochondrial, translating to MRVKMLARASSSVKTVLQLTVLGHSKKVVCEPVTPWRNVCLHHTVVPSAKYGGRHTVTMIPGDGIGPELMVHVKRIFKANCVPVDFEEAWVTSTSSQEAIHNALMAIRRNRVALKGNIATNHYLPAIFKSHNTTFRTVLDLYASVIHFKTFPGVETRHKDVDILVIRENTEGEYTNLEHESVTGVVESLKIVTRAKSLRIAEYAFKLAQKMGRKKVTAVHKANIMKLSDGLFLQCCKDVAAHYPHITLDSMIIDNTTMKLVTNPQQFDVMVMPNLYGNIISSICTGLVGGSGLVPGANYGDFYAIFEVGSKQIGEKLAHRNIANPVATLLTSCIMLEYLDLHIYANNIRTAIMASLKDKAICTPDVGGQGTTSGVVNYILDYMKSHARRRNP from the coding sequence ATGAGAGTGAAGATGCTGGCAAGAGCCAGCTCTTCTGTGAAGACAGTTCTCCAACTTACTGTTCTTGGCCATTCTAAGAAAGTTGTATGTGAGCCTGTAACACCCTGGAGAAATGTCTGCTTACATCACACAGTGGTTCCCTCAGCCAAGTATGGTGGTAGACACACAGTGACTATGATTCCTGGAGATGGCATCGGGCCTGAGCTTATGGTTCATGTCAAGAGAATATTCAAAGCAAATTGTGTGCCAGTGGACTTTGAAGAAGCATGGGTGACCTCTACTTCCAGTCAGGAAGCTATCCACAATGCTCTTATGGCCATCCGTCGGAACCGTGTAGCTCTGAAGGGCAACATTGCAACCAATCACTATCTGCCTGCCATTTTCAAATCTCACAACACCACATTTCGTACCGTCCTTGACCTCTATGCCAGTGTCATCCATTTCAAGACCTTTCCTGGTGTGGAGACCCGACACAAGGATGTAGACATCCTCGTTATTCGGGAGAACACAGAGGGCGAGTATACTAACCTGGAGCATGAGAGTGTCACAGGGGTGGTAGAGAGCCTAAAGATCGTGACAAGGGCCAAGTCTCTGCGCATTGCTGAGTATGCCTTCAAGTTGGCTCAGAAGATGGGGCGCAAGAAAGTGACAGCTGTTCACAAAGCCAACATCATGAAACTGTCAGATGGGCTCTTTCTTCAGTGCTGTAAAGATGTGGCAGCTCACTACCCTCATATCACCTTAGACAGTATGATTATAGACAACACCACAATGAAGTTGGTAACCAACCCCCAGCAGTTTGATGTCATGGTGATGCCCAATCTTTATGGCAACATTATCTCCAGTATCTGTACAGGGCTGGTTGGAGGGTCAGGACTTGTACCTGGAGCGAATTATGGTGACTTTTATGCAATATTTGAGGTGGGTTCAAAGCAAATAGGTGAAAAGTTAGCTCATAGAAACATTGCTAATCCTGTCGCCACACTGCTGACCAGCTGCATCATGCTGGAGTATCTGGATCTCCACATCTATGCCAACAACATCCGCACTGCCATCATGGCGTCCTTAAAAGATAAAGCCATCTGCACACCAGACGTGGGGGGTCAAGGGACCACATCAGGTGTTGTAAATTAcatcctggactatatgaaaTCCCATGCACGCCGTCGTAATCCATGA